CCGCGCGTGGCGGAAGCGGCATGAGCTGACGCCGGTGAATTTCAGGCTTCACGACGCGCCGGGCCACCGCATCCTGTGCTTTTCCACCATGCGCAACGAGATCGCGCGACTGCCGTTCTGGCTCGAGCACCATCGGGCGCTGGGCGTGGAACACTTCCTCATCGTCGACAATTGCTCCGATGACGGGACGACGGACTACCTCGCCCAGGCCCCGGATGTCAGCCTGTGGCGGACGGCTGCGAGCTACAAGGCGGCGCGCTTCGGCGTGGACTGGCTCAACCGTCTCCAGCATCTCTACGCGCCGGGCCGTTGGGCGCTCACGCTGGATGCGGATGAGTGTCTAACATACCCCGAAGCGGCCTCTCGCCCCTTGCCTGAGCTCTGTGAGTGGCTCGACGCGCGCGGCATCGAGAGCTTTGGTGCGCTGATGCTCGATCTCTATCCCGATGGCCCCTTGGGCGCGGCTCCCTACGCGCCCGGGCGCCCGGTCTGGGAGACGCTCACGCATTTCGACGCGCACGGCTATACGTGGGAATACCAGCCGAAATTCAGGAACATCTCGATCCGGGGTGGGCCGCGCAAGCGGGTCTTCTTCGCGGATGCGCCCGATCATGCGCCCCACCTCCACAAGGTGCCGCTCGTGAAATGGCGGCGCGGGTTGGCCTATGCGAGCTCGACACATCTCGCTCTGCCCCGGCGGCTCAACGATGCTTTTGACGCGCGCCATGCACGGCCCACGGGCGTTCTTCTCCATTCAAAGCTTCTGCCCGAGGTCGTCACCAAATCCGCCGAGGAAAAGCTCCGCGCCGAGCATTTCACCCATCCCGATCGCTACGGGGCTTATTACGACCGCCTCACGCAAAGCCCGACCCTCATCGGGGCGCCCTCGACCCGCTATGACGGCCCGGCGCAGCTCGAGGCGCTCGGCCTCATGCGCCGGGGGGAGTGGCCAAACGGCCCGAGGTGAGTCTTTCGTGACGCAGGGTCGTGTCCAACTGGGGGACAATTCCTTGTCTGGTGCAGCCGGAGCACCTACACCTTGAGAAAGCCTTGCGAGAACAGGGCACCAGCGGCATGGGCAGCGGGCGAGGGTTAACCAATCCTTGGGCAAAACGGCCTACGGTCGCGCAGGAGGCAACGGGGTAACCTTTGGGCGTTTTGCAGACATACCGCATGCGTTTACGCCGCAAGCGTTACATCGTGCGAGGGCTGCGCAAGCGCCGCGAGCTGCGCTCCGTCGTCAACCGCACATCCGAGATCAAGCCGGACGATATCCTGCTCTTCTGTACGCAGCGGAACGAGAAGGTCCGCCTGCCCTACTTCCTGAAGTACTACCGCGATCTGGGCGTCGATCATTTCATCTTCGTCGACAATGACAGCTCGGACGGCTCCGCGCCCTATCTCGCCGCCCAGAGGGATGTCTCGCTGTGGCACACTGAGGCGAGTTACAAGCGCGCGCGCTACGGGGTGGACTGGCTCAATTACCTGATGCGCCAATACGCCCACGGGCATTGGTGCCTGACGGTGGATCCCGATGAATTCCTCGTCTACCCGTTTTGCGATACGCGGCCCCTCCCCGCGCTGACGGACTGGCTCGATGCCTCCGGACACCAGTCCATGGGCGCCATGCTCCTCGACATGTATCCCAAGGGACGTATGGACGCGCTGCCCTACCGCGAGGGTCAGAATCCGCTCGAGATCGCGAGCTGGTTTGACAGCGGGAATTACTCGATCTCCGAGAACCACACCTATCGCAATCTCTGGATTCAGGGCGGCCCCCGGGCGCGGAAATTCTTCCCCATGGACCCGCGGCGTGCGCCGGCGCTCAACAAGATCCCGCTGGTGAAGTGGCGGCGCTCCTATGTCTATGTCAGCTCGACCCACATGCTGCTGCCGCGCAAGCTCAACCGCGTGTTTGACCCGACGGGGGGCGAAAAGGCCTCGGGCGCGCTCCTCCACACGAAGTTTCTCGATACCTTCGCCGAGAAGGCAAGCGAGGAGCTGAAGCGCGGCCAGCACTATGCCCGCTCGTCGGAATACAAGGCCTATGCCGAGGGGATCGCGCAGGATCCGGACCTCTGGTGTAAATGGTCGGAGAAATACATCAACTGGCGCCAGCTCGAGATCCTCGGCCTCATGTCCAAGGGCAACTGGGCATGACCGCCTCGCTGGGCATCGTCATGCTCGTGCACAACGCGCTCAATCGCGCCGAGCAGGTGGCCCGGCACTGGGCGGCGGCGGGGTGCCCGGTTGTGATCCACGTGGACCGCAACGTGAAGAATGCCGTCAATGCTGCCTTCGTGAAGGCGCTGGCCGACGAGCCACTCGTGCAGTTTTCCTCCCGCCACCGCTGCGAATGGGGCACCTGGGGCATCGTGGCAGGCACGCAGGCCGCGGCGGAGCAGCTCCTCGCCGGGTTTCCGGACGTGCGCCATGTCTTTCTCGCCTCGGGCGCGTGCCTGCCGCTGCGCCCGGTGGACGAACTCATCGCCTATCTCGACGAGCGTCCGCGCACGGATTTCATCGAGAGCGCCACGACGGCGGATGTTCCCTGGACGGTGGGCGGCCTCGACGAGGAACGATTCACGCTGCATTTCCCATTCTCGTGGAAAAAGCAGCGCAAGCTTTTCGACCGCGCGGTGGAGCTCCAGCGCAAGCTCGGCATCAAGCGCAAGGTGCCGCCGGGGATCGTGCCTCACATGGGCTCGCAATGGTGGTGCCTGACGCGGCGTACGCTGAGCGCGATCCTGAGCTCTCCGGACCGCGCCTACCACGATGCCTATTTCTCCACCGTTTGGATCCCGGATGAGAGCTATTTTCAGACTCTGTGCCGCCTGTATTCGTCCGATGTGCAGAGCCGCTCCCTGACGCTGTCAAAGTTCGACCATCAGGGTAAACCGCACATCTTCTACGACGATCACCTGCAGCTTCTGCGGCGCTCGGATTGCTTTGTGGCGCGCAAGATCTGGCCGCGGGCCAACCTGCTCTACGACAGTTTCCTGACCGATGCAGCTCACGCGATGAAGAAGGCGGAGCCGGATCGTGGCAAGATCGACCGTGTCTTTTCCCGCGCCATCGACCTGCGCGTCCGCGGTCGGCCAGGGCTCTACATGCAGTCACGCTTCCCGCGGAAGCAGTGGGACAATTGCACGACGGCGGCGCCCTACACCGTCTTCGAGGGGTTCACCGATATCTTCGAGGATTGGGAGGAGTGGCTTTCCAAGAATACAGGCGCGCGGGTGCACGGGCACCTCTTCGCCGAGAACTGGGTGCAATTCTCCGGCCGTGAAAAGAGCTTTGCCGGTGCGCTCTATGACAGCGCCGAGGCACGGGATTACAACCCGCGTTCCTTCCTCACCAACCTGATCTGGAACACGCGGGGCGAGCACCAGTGCTTCCAGTTCGGCCCGTGGGACAGCCAATTCATCCATTGGGACCTCGCAAAAGACCCCAACGCCCGGATCTACGTCATCACTGGCTCCTGGGCGTTGCAGCATTTCCGTTCCAACGCGGATTTCATCGATATCCGGCGCGATGCGGCCTGGCGGCAGAAGATCGAGGCGGACCACCTCTACGCGCTCAAGAGCGAATGGGCCGCCGCCAAGGTCAAGGTGCTGACCATGACCGAATTCATCGAAAGTCCCATGGAGCACCTCCAGAACATCATCGATGACCTCGCCGGCGAAGGGGCGCGGCGCCTTACGGAAGCGCCCCGGATGCACAATCTCAAGGGCTTCGGGAAATTCCTCCAGACGCTGAAGAACGAGGGGATGCATCCATACCTGATGGGCGATTACCCGATCAACGACATGCCCGAGCGTCCGCGGCAGCGCGCGCGGCGGCCCTATCTCGTCAAGAAGTGAGCCATGGCGCAGTTTGATACCTTCGTGCTCTTTGCCGAGATGCGCACGGGCTCGAACCTGCTGGAAGCCAATCTCAATCTCTATCCCGATCTCGCCTGTCTCGGAGAGGTCTTCAATCCGGTTTTTCTCGCTTATCCGGGCACGGAAGAGCTATTGGGCTTTGACCAGGCCGCGCGCGACGCGGACCCGCGCGCGCTCCTTGCCGCGATCAAGGCGGAGCCCGGGGTGCAGGGCTTTCGCTACTTCCATGACCACCATCCCGGCGTGCTCGACGCGGTTCTCGAAGATCGCCAATGCGCCAAGATCATCCTCACCCGAAACCCGGTGGATAGCTACGTCAGCTGGAAGATCGCCCAAGCCACGGGACAGTGGAAGCTCACCAACGCCACCAACAAGCGTGCCGCCAAGGCGCAGTTCGATGCGGCCGAGTTCGAAACGCATCTCGACGCCTTGCAGGCCTTTCAGCTCAAGGTCATGGGCGCGCTGCAAAAGACGGGGCAAACAGCCTTCTACCTCGCCTACGAGGACTTGCAGGACATCGATGTGATGAACGGGCTCGCGGCCTATCTCGGCTCTGACACGGCGCTCGACGGCCTTTCTAAGAAGCTCAAGAAGCAAAACCCTGCGCCGCTCGCCGACAAGGTGGAGAACTTCTCGGAGATGGAAGCGGCGCTGGCCCGGCTTGACCGCTTCGACCTCTCACGCACGCCCTATTTCGAGCCGCGCCGTGGCCCGGCGATTCCGGGTTGGGCGGCGGCGGCGGATGCCCCTCTTCTTTTCATGCCGATCCGTTCGGGGCCGGCGCCCGCGATAAAGGCGTGGCTTGCGCGGTTTGGCGCGGGCGGGCTCGTGGAGGATTTCAGCCAAAAGAAGCTCAGGCAATGGAAGCGCGGGCATGCCGGGCATCGCAGCTTCACGGTCGTGCGCCACCCGCTGGCGCGCGCCTACCAGGCCTTCGAGGACCACATCCTCGGGACCGGCAAGGGCAGCTTCCCTGCGATC
The genomic region above belongs to Pseudomonadota bacterium and contains:
- a CDS encoding nodulation protein NodH, which codes for MAQFDTFVLFAEMRTGSNLLEANLNLYPDLACLGEVFNPVFLAYPGTEELLGFDQAARDADPRALLAAIKAEPGVQGFRYFHDHHPGVLDAVLEDRQCAKIILTRNPVDSYVSWKIAQATGQWKLTNATNKRAAKAQFDAAEFETHLDALQAFQLKVMGALQKTGQTAFYLAYEDLQDIDVMNGLAAYLGSDTALDGLSKKLKKQNPAPLADKVENFSEMEAALARLDRFDLSRTPYFEPRRGPAIPGWAAAADAPLLFMPIRSGPAPAIKAWLARFGAGGLVEDFSQKKLRQWKRGHAGHRSFTVVRHPLARAYQAFEDHILGTGKGSFPAIRETLMRVYKVPILAEGPDEDWTAEAQRAAFEAYLGFVKMNLDGQTAVRVDASWATQAQTIQGFSEFLAPDMILREPNLGTELAMLCELVGEEPPELPATAGTHTIPLAEIYDDRLEARARDVYQRDYLTFGFADWQP
- a CDS encoding glycosyltransferase family 2 protein, whose amino-acid sequence is MRLRRKRYIVRGLRKRRELRSVVNRTSEIKPDDILLFCTQRNEKVRLPYFLKYYRDLGVDHFIFVDNDSSDGSAPYLAAQRDVSLWHTEASYKRARYGVDWLNYLMRQYAHGHWCLTVDPDEFLVYPFCDTRPLPALTDWLDASGHQSMGAMLLDMYPKGRMDALPYREGQNPLEIASWFDSGNYSISENHTYRNLWIQGGPRARKFFPMDPRRAPALNKIPLVKWRRSYVYVSSTHMLLPRKLNRVFDPTGGEKASGALLHTKFLDTFAEKASEELKRGQHYARSSEYKAYAEGIAQDPDLWCKWSEKYINWRQLEILGLMSKGNWA
- a CDS encoding glycosyltransferase family 2 protein encodes the protein MAGAAAELWLAYKLRWRRRKYLARAWRKRHELTPVNFRLHDAPGHRILCFSTMRNEIARLPFWLEHHRALGVEHFLIVDNCSDDGTTDYLAQAPDVSLWRTAASYKAARFGVDWLNRLQHLYAPGRWALTLDADECLTYPEAASRPLPELCEWLDARGIESFGALMLDLYPDGPLGAAPYAPGRPVWETLTHFDAHGYTWEYQPKFRNISIRGGPRKRVFFADAPDHAPHLHKVPLVKWRRGLAYASSTHLALPRRLNDAFDARHARPTGVLLHSKLLPEVVTKSAEEKLRAEHFTHPDRYGAYYDRLTQSPTLIGAPSTRYDGPAQLEALGLMRRGEWPNGPR
- a CDS encoding beta-1,6-N-acetylglucosaminyltransferase, producing MTASLGIVMLVHNALNRAEQVARHWAAAGCPVVIHVDRNVKNAVNAAFVKALADEPLVQFSSRHRCEWGTWGIVAGTQAAAEQLLAGFPDVRHVFLASGACLPLRPVDELIAYLDERPRTDFIESATTADVPWTVGGLDEERFTLHFPFSWKKQRKLFDRAVELQRKLGIKRKVPPGIVPHMGSQWWCLTRRTLSAILSSPDRAYHDAYFSTVWIPDESYFQTLCRLYSSDVQSRSLTLSKFDHQGKPHIFYDDHLQLLRRSDCFVARKIWPRANLLYDSFLTDAAHAMKKAEPDRGKIDRVFSRAIDLRVRGRPGLYMQSRFPRKQWDNCTTAAPYTVFEGFTDIFEDWEEWLSKNTGARVHGHLFAENWVQFSGREKSFAGALYDSAEARDYNPRSFLTNLIWNTRGEHQCFQFGPWDSQFIHWDLAKDPNARIYVITGSWALQHFRSNADFIDIRRDAAWRQKIEADHLYALKSEWAAAKVKVLTMTEFIESPMEHLQNIIDDLAGEGARRLTEAPRMHNLKGFGKFLQTLKNEGMHPYLMGDYPINDMPERPRQRARRPYLVKK